The nucleotide sequence CGTCGCTAATCCATTTCTTTAATGAATTAATTAACGAGAGAGGAAGAGGGCCCCGCGCTAATGGCTGCCCTCATCGCGTAGGTAGCccctttttatctatctccggccCGACGCCATCCACGCGCCCCCTTCCGTTTCCCTCTCTTATTCAAACCTCCCCTTCTTTTTCTACTAGCTCACTCACGCTTCCCACTGCTCTCTTGGTTCACTAGCAAGCCCTGCCCACCGCCGCCTCTCGCCGGCCGGAGTCCTCACGTCCGGCGATGGGCAAGGCGGCGCGCTGGATCCGGGGCTTCCTAGGCGGCGGCGGTAAGAAGGAGCAGAGCAAGGACCAGAAGCCGATACCTCCGCCAACCAATGCCAAGCGCTGGAGCTTCGGCAAGTCGTCGCGGGACTCGGCGGAGGCCGCTGCCACCGCTGCGGCTACGTCGGCGCGCGGGGGCAACGCGGCGATCGCGAGGGCGGCTGAGGCGGCCTGGCTCAGGTCGGTGTACGACGAGACGGAGCGGGAGCAGAGCAAGCACGCCATCGCCGTGGCGGCCGCCACCCAAGCGGCGGCCGACGCGGCCGTCGCTGCGGCCcatgccgccgtcgccgtcgtgcgTCTCACCAACAAGGGCCGCGCCGCCCACGCCGGCGAGCACCGCGGACCGGCGGCCGCGGCGGTCCGGATCCAGACGGCATTCCGAGGCTTCTTGGTAAGCATCAATCAGAATCAGCAAGACCATTTGCCATCTACTGCAAATATAGCGATCTCCTGCTGCGCTGTGTTCTTGCCGTGACGAAATCTCGCGCTGGTTTGCAGGCTAAGAAGGCGCTGCGTGCGCTCAAGgcgctggtgaagctccaagcgctGGTGCGCGGCTACCTCGTGCGGAAGCAGGCGGCCGCCACGCTGCAGAGCATGCAGGCGCTGGTGCGCGCGCAGGCCAGCATGCGCGCCCACCGCGCTGTCGCCAGCGCCGCTCTCCCGCAGCTCCACCATTCTTCTTTCCGGCCGCGCCGCTCCTTGGTAGGCCATCAATTAAACCACTCCATCTATTTTTTTGATTCCGTTTGTCAACGTACTCCATCTGTAATCAATGGCGACGATTCTAACGGAAATCATGTCATGTGCAATGGTTGTGGTGTAGCAGGAGCGGTACGCGGACGACACGCGGAGCGAGCACGGGGTGGCGGCGTACAGCCGGAGGCTGTCGGCGAGCATCGAGTCGTCGTCCTACGGGTACGACCGGAGCCCCAAGATCGTGGAGATGGACACCGGCAGGCCCAAATCTCGGTCGTCGTCGCGCCGGGCGAGCTCCCCGCTGCTCGACCCGTGCGAGGAGTGGTGCGCCGCCACCAACCCCATGtcgtcgccgctgctgctgccgtgcCACATGCCAGGCGGCGCGCCGCCCCGCATCGCCGTGCCGACCCCGCGCCACCTCCCGGAGTACGACTGGTGCGCGATGGAGAAGGCCCGGCCGGCGACGGCGCAGTGCACGCCGCGGTACATGAACGCGAACGCGCCGGCCACCCCGACCAAGAGCGTGTGCGGCAGCGGCTACTCGTCGTCGTCTCTGCTCAACTGCCCCAGCTACATGTCCAGCACGCAGTCCTTCGAGGCAAAAGTGCGGTCGCACAGCGCGCCGAAGCAACGGCCGGAGCCCCCCACAAACAGGAAGCGGGTGCCGCTGagcgaggtggtggtggtggagtctcgGGCCAGCCTGAGCGGGGTCGGAATGCAGCGGTCGTGCAACCGGGTGGAGGAGGCGTTCAACTTCAAGACGGCCGTCGTCGGCCGCCTCGACCGCCCGTCGACGGGGTCCGTCGAGAATGACCGGCAAGCGTTCTTGCAGAGGAGGTGGTGATCTGCTCTGCTCTGTTCTAGCCACTTCACACGGTTAATGGCAGTGAGACGACGAGAGCTCTGCGTAGTAATTAGCAATAAGAATGCGTTTTGAGGTGTTCTTGGGAGCTCTCGTCCCTGCTTTCTTTTTGTTCTTGCTTTAGTCGTTGTGATGATCAATCATGTGGTTTGTGttcctttttctttctattttttggtTATGTGTTTGCTGGTCGCAAACAAGTGTGGTAGGAGAATTTGATTCATAGCGCACTTTGATGTAAATTCCTTCTCAATCCATGTGTTCTTCCATTACGACTCGCTCTGTTGTTTGCTTTTGCTCTGCATTATGTTTCTTGTTTATTCACAGCTTCAGCCGGGTTTCGTTCTGTTCCCTCTCATGCGTCATCCTGTCAACTAATAAGAGCATCTATAGCGGAAGACATCAAATGCACGATGGGCACTGACCGG is from Triticum aestivum cultivar Chinese Spring chromosome 1B, IWGSC CS RefSeq v2.1, whole genome shotgun sequence and encodes:
- the LOC123115365 gene encoding protein IQ-domain 26 isoform X1; amino-acid sequence: MGKAARWIRGFLGGGGKKEQSKDQKPIPPPTNAKRWSFGKSSRDSAEAAATAAATSARGGNAAIARAAEAAWLRSVYDETEREQSKHAIAVAAATQAAADAAVAAAHAAVAVVRLTNKGRAAHAGEHRGPAAAAVRIQTAFRGFLAKKALRALKALVKLQALVRGYLVRKQAAATLQSMQALVRAQASMRAHRAVASAALPQLHHSSFRPRRSLQERYADDTRSEHGVAAYSRRLSASIESSSYGYDRSPKIVEMDTGRPKSRSSSRRASSPLLDPCEEWCAATNPMSSPLLLPCHMPGGAPPRIAVPTPRHLPEYDWCAMEKARPATAQCTPRYMNANAPATPTKSVCGSGYSSSSLLNCPSYMSSTQSFEAKVRSHSAPKQRPEPPTNRKRVPLSEVVVVESRASLSGVGMQRSCNRVEEAFNFKTAVVGRLDRPSTGSVENDRQAFLQRRW
- the LOC123115365 gene encoding protein IQ-domain 26 isoform X2 — protein: MGKAARWIRGFLGGGGKKEQSKDQKPIPPPTNAKRWSFGKSSRDSAEAAATAAATSARGGNAAIARAAEAAWLRSVYDETEREQSKHAIAVAAATQAAADAAVAAAHAAVAVVRLTNKGRAAHAGEHRGPAAAAVRIQTAFRGFLAKKALRALKALVKLQALVRGYLVRKQAAATLQSMQALVRAQASMRAHRAVASAALPQLHHSSFRPRRSLERYADDTRSEHGVAAYSRRLSASIESSSYGYDRSPKIVEMDTGRPKSRSSSRRASSPLLDPCEEWCAATNPMSSPLLLPCHMPGGAPPRIAVPTPRHLPEYDWCAMEKARPATAQCTPRYMNANAPATPTKSVCGSGYSSSSLLNCPSYMSSTQSFEAKVRSHSAPKQRPEPPTNRKRVPLSEVVVVESRASLSGVGMQRSCNRVEEAFNFKTAVVGRLDRPSTGSVENDRQAFLQRRW